The DNA sequence TAGTGTATTCAACCGAGCGATCTCATCTCTTGTGCCCTTATCTACCTCATAGCTACTTCCGGTAACATTATGTAAGAAAGCCTTTGCAGTAGGCCAGTCTAACAGGTTTGCTAAATCAGCTAGATCTGCATCATAATGCTCCTGAATACCCACAAAGATAAAATCTGTTAATTGGGCTCCTGAAAGAAACTTTGAAATACGATTTCGGCTTATTTCATCTCTTGCGTATTCAATTAGCGAACGCTGGAGCTTGCTTAGAATATTGAGTCCTTTCTTTTCTTCTTCCAATTCCTCTGCTAAGCGTTTGCACAAGTAAAAATAATTGGAAATAACCCGGTCAACAGGGTCTCTAAGCCAGGTTATCATAGGAGTGCACTCATCAATAAAAAAGCATTGCTTCAAATTTGCAATCGAAAAATGCCCATGAATAACCTTGATTTTCGATGGTAATTCCGGTTTTGTGAATAGGAGTTCATTTATCCGTACTTCCTTTGAACTTCTATTGATATCAAGGCGAACTACTTTTTCCTCTCCATATACTTGCTTTAGTGTATTTCGGAATGAAGTTCCAGCAGTTTTAGGGATATGAATTGAAATCAATTCAAGTGCAGTATCACTTTTCTGTTTTTTAAGGAAATCAAACATCACGAGGTTGTATTAAGAGGAATATCAAAAGGGGAAAGTAAGCGCTAGTTCATACAATGATAAAAAATTATTGCGATATTCCGCCTATGATATGGTTAGCC is a window from the Lewinella sp. LCG006 genome containing:
- a CDS encoding sulfotransferase family 2 domain-containing protein, translated to MFDFLKKQKSDTALELISIHIPKTAGTSFRNTLKQVYGEEKVVRLDINRSSKEVRINELLFTKPELPSKIKVIHGHFSIANLKQCFFIDECTPMITWLRDPVDRVISNYFYLCKRLAEELEEEKKGLNILSKLQRSLIEYARDEISRNRISKFLSGAQLTDFIFVGIQEHYDADLADLANLLDWPTAKAFLHNVTGSSYEVDKGTRDEIARLNTLDMDLYHTALEMRENRLSKMCN